Part of the Imperialibacter roseus genome, GGGTCAGCAGCGTTGACCCCGGCAACGAGCTTTACGATGAATACAATGTCAATCGTTTTTTGAGGGCCCGCAGGTATGCGCCAAACTTTGAGGGAAGTATTCTTGAAATGAAAAATGAAGTCCTTTTCTAATGCAAACGGTTGGCTTAGGCACTTAAACCATGGCATCTAAAATAGTTATCCTCCATGGTTATGAAACGGTCACTGTGTACCTTTTTTCGCCCTTCTTTTTCTCAGTCTGATGGTTGACTGAATACCTGACAGGTTTTTCCTCAAACCTAATGAGGCCTTTTCTTTGGTGAAAAAACCTTGCGGCATCACTAATGGGTGATTTCGGTACAGTTATCTCGCTCATTACTCGTCTGGTTTATGGTGTCTACGTGGTAAAACTACCACGAGGCTCTCAACCAGAAAATGAGATCGGTCAACAGGCGAAAAAGACTTTTGTCAGTTTTTCTGACAAGTGTCAGGTCAACTCTTTTTTTGCCGCGAGGGCTGCTCCAATAATACCGGCATTGTTCCTGAGCTTCGCAGGCACCACCTTGGTGTCAAGATCCAGGTACCTGAAAAATTCCTTGTGTTTTTTGGAGATGCCGCCGCCCACGACAATCAGATCGGGCCACAGCAGAAATTCGAGCCTCTTGAGGTATTCATTGAATCTTTTGCCCCAAACGTCCCAGTCAAGCTCTTGCTTTTCCTTCACACTGGCAGATGCATAGTGTTCCCCGAAAGTGTTGTTCACCATGATATATCCCAGCTCAGTATTAGGGAAAAGCCTTTTCTTGTAGAAGATGGAGGTGCCGATACCCGTTCCCGCAGCCACCATGATCACAGAACCCTTTTCCTTTTTGCCAGCACCAAACTTTACTTCGGCCAGTCCAGCTGCATCTACGTCGTTGATGAGGTGGGTAGGGCAGCCAGTGGCCATTTCGAAGGCCTTACCCGCATTGAGGCCAATCCACTTTTCGTCGATATTGGAGGCGGTCATCACGATTTCTTTCTTAATGGCAGCCGGGAAACCAATGCCAATGATGCCTTTCCAGTCAAAGTGTTCAACAATGGCTTTAACTGTGGCAATCATTGCGTCTGGCGTGGCTGGAGAGGGTGTAGGGATTCTGAACCGATCTTCCATGAATGAGCCTGTCCTTGTATCCACCGGAGCTGCCTTCATGCCTGTGCCACCAATATCAATGCCTAAAACCACCATTGTACTCTGTTTAAAGGATGTTTCCGCTAAGCTATAATATCTCTTTCTATATAAAAATTATTCTTTTACTCTCTTTTGTAGAACAAATAACTACCTACCTTCGTATTAGTTCTACAAAATAGAGTGACTATGAAAGGCGACGTATTGGGTGAGTTTGAAGAAATCATCTTGTTGATAGTAGGGGTGCTTGGCCAGGATGCCTATGGATTGGGTATCAGAGACGAACTTGAAAAGCAAACAGGCCGCAGTGCTGCCATAGGCGCAGTGCACGCCACGCTCAACAGGCTGCAAGAAAAGGGATACGTGGAGTCTGGTATGACAGAAGGAACGCAAGAGCGGGGAGGAAGACGAAAAAGAGTTTTTCAAATGACTGGTTTGGGAAAAAAGGCACTGATTGAGTCAAAGGATGTGCGTGTCAATTTGTGGAGCCAGCTGCCTGATTTGAATGTTGGAAAAATATGAACAATTCATCTCCAGACATCGGAAGACCACCCATTTGGGCCGACAGGTTATTGGAATTCTTCTGTAAAGGTGAGTTGCTGGAAGAGGTGCAGGGTGATCTTGCCGAGTACTATTTCAGAATATATCAGCAGAAAGGAAAGAGGAAGGCGGGTATCGTCTATTGGTACCATGTGATCAACTTCCTGCGCCCTTTTGCATTAAAAAAGCTAAAGTCAAACTCAAATACAACAACAATGATTCGTTTCAACTTAATGATTGCCCTCAGGAACCTGAACCGCTACCGGTTCTATTCTTTCCTGAACATCTCCGGCCTCGCCATAGGGTTGGCAAGCTGCCTTTTTATCATGCTTTTTGTGATGGATGAGCTCAGTTATGACAAGTTCCATCCCGACTATAAAAGGATATACAGGGTGGCATCAGACCTGAGGTTTGGCAACAACCAATTCGATTTCCCTGTTACACCTGCTCCCATGGCAGAGTCGTTCCAGAAAGACTTCCCGGAAATTGAAATGGCTGGCAAAATGCGAACCTACGGCACCGGCCTGGTTAAAAGAGGAGACTCCTTTTATAAGCAAAAGAACATCTTTTATGCTTCGCAGGGGCTGCTAGATATATTTGGGTTTCCCACAGTATACGGCTCCCTGGATGATGCCATTACCGAACCCAACACGATCGTTTTGTCCCATTCGTCCGCCAAAAAAATATTCGGAGACGTTGATCCTGTTGGAGAGAGAATAGAGATAGATGGCCGATTTACTGTAAAGGTTTCGGGCGTGTATGAAGATTTGCCTGAAAACAGCCATTTTCACCCGGAGCTCTTAATTTCGATAGAAAATGACCGAGGCAATGACAATGTTTGGCTGGGCAATAACTACTACACCTACTTTTTACTGAATCCCCAGAATGACGAAACAGGACTTGAAGCGAAATTTGCCTCCGTGTATGAAAAATATTTCGCTCCGCAGCTCAAGGAAATGGTGGGTGTGGACTTTAATGAGATGATGGCAAGTGGCGATCATATCAACTACTACCTTCAACCAGTGGCCGACATTCACCTTAATTCACATTTGGCCGTTGAAGTGGAAGCCAATGGAAGCATGGAGTACGTTTACATTTTCAGCGCCATTGCTTTGTTTATTCTGGTCATTGCTTGCATCAATTTCATGAACCTGTCTACAGCAAGAGCCGCCATGAGAGCCAAGGAGGTGGGAGTCAAAAAGGTGCTCGGATCGGTGCGTGGGCAGCTCATTAGCCAATTTCTTACTGAATCTATTCTGTTCGCCTTTCTGGCTTCCGTGGTAGCTGTTCTTCTCGTCGTATTGTTGCTGCCGCTTTTCAACAGTTTCAGCGGAAAAGAAGTCGGCCACATCCTGCTCGATCAGCCAATTGTTTGGGTTTATCTCGTTGCTTCGGTGTTTGCCATTGGTGTATTGGCGGGGCTTTATCCAGCCTTTTATCTGTCGAAGTATCAGCCCACAGCAGTTTTGAAGGGTACTTACCAGGCAGGTAGCAGAGCCAGCTGGTTTCGAAATGTGCTGGTTGTTTTTCAATTCGCCACTTCGTTGTTCCTTATCATCGGGTCACTTACGGTGTACAGTCAATTGAATTACACGCAAAACCGGGACCTGGGCTTTGATAGAGAACAGGTAATAATACTTGAAAATGTTGGTAATCTTGGAGACAAGAGCAAAGTACTCAGGAACGAACTAGCCAAGAACGCTTCTGTCGTAAATACTTCTATATCATCCTTTTATCCCCTGAGTGACTTCCGTTCTGACCAGCCGTTTCTTCCGGAGGGCACCACCAGCATCGAAGAATCAGTTTCGTGCCAGGTATGGTCTGTTGATTTTGACTACCTAAAGACCTTTGAAATGGAGGTTGTCAGCGGGCGGGACTTCGATATCCAAATGCCAAGTGATTCTTCCGGGGTTGTAATCAATGAGACGGCTGCGAAAAGGTTTGGGATTGACCAGGCACATGGCCAAAAGATCAAGGTGCTTGGTGATTTCGGCATACAAGGTAAAAAGGAATTCACCGTTCTCGGCGTGGTAAAGGATTTTCACTTCGAGTCGTTGAGAAACAATGTAGTGCCTGTTTTACTGTTCATTACAAAATACTCGGCTGACCACATGGCTGTCAGACTAAAGACTGACAACCTTTCCAGGACCCTGGCTGATCTGGAAGAAACATGGAGTCAGGTGGCCGGGGGCATTCCTTTCGAATATCAGTTCCTGAACCAGTCGTTCGAAGCAAAGTACCGGTCGGAGAGCCAGCTGGGCACTATCTTCGCCGTTTTTTCAGGGTTAGCCATCTTTATAGGTTGTCTGGGACTATTTGGACTCTCGGCTTACACTGCCGAAAGGAGAAAGAAGGAGCTTGGTATTCGCAAAGTGCTGGGTGCTGAGGTGTTCTCACTGGTGAGGCTGCTGTTCACCGAATTTTCCGTGCTGTTGGTGATTGCCATAATTGTTGCTATTCCATTGGCCTGGTATGCCATGAATCTTTGGCTCAACGACTTTGCTTACAGGGTAGGCCTGAGTTTGGGCACTTTCGTTGTGTCCAGCCTGATAGTCATCCTGGTTGGATTGGTCACCGTCAGCTTCCAATCCTTTAAGGCTGCCAGATCAAATCCGGTTGACAATCTGAAATACGAATAGTAAGCCAGACAGGCAAGGTGTCAGACCAACTTGTTTCTTTTCAAGCTCTCCCGTAGTTTCTCTATGGGAGGGTTTTTCATTTTATCGTCGCCCACTACTACCATCGGGAATTTTACCTGCCCTCCGTTCATCGCCTTCACTTCCTCCATTGCCTTGTCATCTTTTTCGATGTCCAGAAATTCGAAGTCTACCCACTCACTTTGCAGGTAATTACGAAACCCTGATGTTTTTGGGCACCAGTCGGCACCATAAAGTTTTGGCTTTTCGCTCATACGGAAGAGGTTTTGGCAAAAATATTAGAAAGTCTGTCGGCATTTTGAATGACCAGCGGAGTAATAGCCATTGTTATGATAGCAACCGGAATGAAAACTTTAAAGTTCGTTTCTGAAATCAATCCCTGATTGAAGCCAGCTTTCACAAGGATAAACGAAAACTCTCCGATTTGCATGATCATGAGCGAAGAAATGATCGCCGTTTTAGTAGATACACGGAGCGATTTTCCAGCGAGGAAGCCACCGAAAAACTTGACGATGAGAATTAGGAAT contains:
- the ppgK gene encoding polyphosphate--glucose phosphotransferase — protein: MVVLGIDIGGTGMKAAPVDTRTGSFMEDRFRIPTPSPATPDAMIATVKAIVEHFDWKGIIGIGFPAAIKKEIVMTASNIDEKWIGLNAGKAFEMATGCPTHLINDVDAAGLAEVKFGAGKKEKGSVIMVAAGTGIGTSIFYKKRLFPNTELGYIMVNNTFGEHYASASVKEKQELDWDVWGKRFNEYLKRLEFLLWPDLIVVGGGISKKHKEFFRYLDLDTKVVPAKLRNNAGIIGAALAAKKELT
- a CDS encoding PadR family transcriptional regulator — translated: MKGDVLGEFEEIILLIVGVLGQDAYGLGIRDELEKQTGRSAAIGAVHATLNRLQEKGYVESGMTEGTQERGGRRKRVFQMTGLGKKALIESKDVRVNLWSQLPDLNVGKI
- a CDS encoding ABC transporter permease, translated to MNNSSPDIGRPPIWADRLLEFFCKGELLEEVQGDLAEYYFRIYQQKGKRKAGIVYWYHVINFLRPFALKKLKSNSNTTTMIRFNLMIALRNLNRYRFYSFLNISGLAIGLASCLFIMLFVMDELSYDKFHPDYKRIYRVASDLRFGNNQFDFPVTPAPMAESFQKDFPEIEMAGKMRTYGTGLVKRGDSFYKQKNIFYASQGLLDIFGFPTVYGSLDDAITEPNTIVLSHSSAKKIFGDVDPVGERIEIDGRFTVKVSGVYEDLPENSHFHPELLISIENDRGNDNVWLGNNYYTYFLLNPQNDETGLEAKFASVYEKYFAPQLKEMVGVDFNEMMASGDHINYYLQPVADIHLNSHLAVEVEANGSMEYVYIFSAIALFILVIACINFMNLSTARAAMRAKEVGVKKVLGSVRGQLISQFLTESILFAFLASVVAVLLVVLLLPLFNSFSGKEVGHILLDQPIVWVYLVASVFAIGVLAGLYPAFYLSKYQPTAVLKGTYQAGSRASWFRNVLVVFQFATSLFLIIGSLTVYSQLNYTQNRDLGFDREQVIILENVGNLGDKSKVLRNELAKNASVVNTSISSFYPLSDFRSDQPFLPEGTTSIEESVSCQVWSVDFDYLKTFEMEVVSGRDFDIQMPSDSSGVVINETAAKRFGIDQAHGQKIKVLGDFGIQGKKEFTVLGVVKDFHFESLRNNVVPVLLFITKYSADHMAVRLKTDNLSRTLADLEETWSQVAGGIPFEYQFLNQSFEAKYRSESQLGTIFAVFSGLAIFIGCLGLFGLSAYTAERRKKELGIRKVLGAEVFSLVRLLFTEFSVLLVIAIIVAIPLAWYAMNLWLNDFAYRVGLSLGTFVVSSLIVILVGLVTVSFQSFKAARSNPVDNLKYE
- a CDS encoding glutaredoxin family protein — encoded protein: MSEKPKLYGADWCPKTSGFRNYLQSEWVDFEFLDIEKDDKAMEEVKAMNGGQVKFPMVVVGDDKMKNPPIEKLRESLKRNKLV